In one Populus nigra chromosome 12, ddPopNigr1.1, whole genome shotgun sequence genomic region, the following are encoded:
- the LOC133669055 gene encoding eukaryotic translation initiation factor NCBP, translated as MEISEKKEPENNNNISQTATLDSSSTTDVIDKESEERQARELKAGLHPLKNKFIFWYTRRTPGVRTQTSYEDNIKKIVEFSTVEGFWVCYCHLARPSLLPSPTDLHLFKEGIRPLWEDSANCNGGKWIIRFKKVVSGRFWEDLVLALVGDQLDYSDDICGAVLSIRYNEDILSVWNRNASDRQGVMALRDSIKRHLKLPHSYVMDYKPHDASLRDNSSYRNTWLRG; from the exons atggaGATCTCAGAGAAGAAGGAACCagaaaacaacaataacattTCACAAACAGCGACACTTGATTCATCTTCAACAACTGATGTCATCGATAAAGAATCCGAAGAACGCCAAGCACGCGAACTCAAAGCTGGTTTGCATCCTCTCAAG AACAAGTTCATATTTTGGTACACTCGGCGAACGCCAGGAGTTCGAACACAGACATCATATGAGGACAATATAAAGAAAATCGTTGAGTTCAGTACT GTTGAAGGTTTTTGGGTCTGCTATTGCCACCTGGCTCGACCTTCTTTACTGCCGAGCCCAACTGATCTGCATCTTTTCAAGGAAGGAATCCGTCCTTTATGGGAG gacTCTGCTAACTGCAATGGTGGCAAGTGGATCATAAGATTCAAGAAGGTTGTCTCTGGTCGCTTTTGGGAGGATCTG GTTCTTGCACTGGTTGGGGATCAACTTGATTACAGTGATGACATATGCGGTGCTGTGCTAAGTATCCGTTACAATGAGGATATACTTAGTGTGTGGAATCGCAATGCATCAGATCGTCAG GGCGTGATGGCTTTAAGAGATTCAATCAAAAGGCACTTGAAGCTTCCCCACAGCTATGTAATGGATTACAAGCCCCATGATGCTTCTCTGCGGGACAACTCATCATACAGAAACACATGGTTGAGAGGGTAG
- the LOC133668889 gene encoding 5'-adenylylsulfate reductase-like 5 has product MALLSLLFLLSIGGASSASALSICPDESALFLYDIQSQCPVSISPNPPLQVDGDFLDRALTSKQRNASTSVLFYASWCPFSCSMLPKFEILSSMFPQIEHLAVEQSSALPSIFSRYGIHSLPSILIVNQRSKVQYRGPKNLQSLAQFYKKTTGLEPVQLITKDDSSSTEGREKSILQPWNGPSLEEIIKREPYLALATLFLCLRVLLYASPKALSHLKAFYVSYIPHFNLEIFGETSQFFGRILHMIDVRRIWTKLRLCKTRNFHERAKNCRVWASSLASVSLGESSSSTRSQS; this is encoded by the exons ATGGCTctgctttctcttctcttcttgctcTCTATTGGTGGGGCTTCTTCGGCATCAGCCTTGTCTATTTGTCCTGATGAATCAGCTTTGTTTCTTTATGATATTCAATCTCAATGTCCTGTTTCGATCTCTCCAAATCCTCCTCTTCAG GTGGATGGGGATTTCCTGGACAGAGCCTTAACTTCAAAACAGAGGAATGCTTCTACTTCTGTACTCTTTTATGCTTCATGGTGTCCTTTCTCATGCAGTATGCTTccaaaatttgaaattcttaGTTCCATGTTCCCTCAAATCGAACATTTGGCTGTTGAACAATCTTCAGCTCTACCAAG TATATTTTCAAGATACGGAATCCACAGCCTGCCTTCAATATTAATAGTCAACCAGAGATCAAAAGTGCAATATAGAGGGCCAAAGAACCTTCAATCTCTTGCTCAGTTTTATAAGAAAACGACAG GACTTGAACCAGTTCAACTTATTACCAAAGATGACTCTTCTAGTACAGAGGGTCGTGAAAAATCCATCTTGCAGCCATGGAATGGACCATCCTTGGAAGAGATAATAAAAAGGGAACCCTACTTAGCACTTGCTACATTGTTTCTCTGTTTGAGGGTGCTGCTATATGCATCTCCAAAAGCGTTGTCGCATCTCAAGGCTTTCTATGTCTCTTATATACCACATTTCAACTTGGAAATATTTGGAGAGACTAGCCAATTTTTTGGGCGTATCCTTCATATGATTGATGTGAGGAGGATTTGGACTAAGCTGAGATTATGCAAGACCAGGAATTTCCATGAACGTGCAAAAAATTGCCGGGTTTGGGCTTCTTCGCTGGCTTCTGTTTCTTTGGGTGAATCTTCTTCATCAACTAGGTCACAGTCCTGA
- the LOC133670240 gene encoding uncharacterized protein LOC133670240 isoform X2, with protein sequence MDLEEWELLPHDGFIDYHEDGEKKTFGASKRSSPRRPKSMVNMNYFMCPSSPPKDSRLVPNQLVPVPIQLEPTTTAGKDVPEGHVISKKEVISVVPIDLGAAVPSVIMPEVKEADQDSVSQVFFKKMKENEFVDMKLDSPKSSSSKGGFVPPQIDAGATFNFEDQSDHQGYKGDRELDATKISSPRIKSTGKESGTRGEVRWEENGGGLNLWKLSLTGIGAICSFGVAAATICIFIFGSHQRNKQQQQNQKPSFQIYTDDKYALTTVVTED encoded by the exons ATGGATCTTGAAGAGTGGGAGCTACTACCCCATGATGGGTTCATTGATTACCATGAAGATGGTGAAAAGAAGACTTTTGGGGCAAGCAAACGTAGTAGTCCTCGTCGTCCCAAGAGCATGGTCAACATGAACTACTTCATGTGCCCATCTTCACCACCGAAAGATTCTAGGCTAGTTCCTAATCAACTTGTCCCGGTTCCAATTCAGTTGGAGCCAACAACAACAGCTGGCAAGGATGTCCCAGAAGGTCATGTGATCTCAAAAAAAGAAGTGATCTCCGTGGTACCTATTGACCTAGGTGCTGCGGTTCCTTCTGTGATCATGCCAGAAGTCAAAGAAGCTGATCAAGACTCAGTTTCTCAAGTTTTCTtcaagaaaatgaaggaaaacGAATTTGTCGACATGAAATTGGACTCTCCAAAGTCCTCTAGCAGTAAGGGTGGCTTTGTGCCTCCTCAAATTGATGCTGGTGCTACTTTTAACTTTGAAGACCAAAGTGATCATCAGGGCTATAAAGGTGATCGGGAATTGGATGCCACCAAGATTAGTTCTCCAAGGATCAAGAGCACTGGAAAAGAAAGTGGTACAAGAGGGGAGGTGAGGTGGGAGGAGAATGGTGGTGGCTTGAATTTATGGAAGTTGAGCTTAACTGGGATTGGTGCTATTTGCTCTTTTGGTGTTGCTGCTGCTACCATCTGTATTTTCATCTTTGGAAGTCACCAGAGAAACAAGCAGCAACaacagaaccaaaagccgagcTTCCAGATTTACACTGATGACAAG TATGCACTCACAACTGTGGTCACAGAGGATTGA
- the LOC133670240 gene encoding uncharacterized protein LOC133670240 isoform X1 has product MDLEEWELLPHDGFIDYHEDGEKKTFGASKRSSPRRPKSMVNMNYFMCPSSPPKDSRLVPNQLVPVPIQLEPTTTAGKDVPEGHVISKKEVISVVPIDLGAAVPSVIMPEVKEADQDSVSQVFFKKMKENEFVDMKLDSPKSSSSKGGFVPPQIDAGATFNFEDQSDHQGYKGDRELDATKISSPRIKSTGKESGTRGEVRWEENGGGLNLWKLSLTGIGAICSFGVAAATICIFIFGSHQRNKQQQQNQKPSFQIYTDDKRIEQVVHHATKMNGAISVARGVPIARAHITYGGYHGGI; this is encoded by the exons ATGGATCTTGAAGAGTGGGAGCTACTACCCCATGATGGGTTCATTGATTACCATGAAGATGGTGAAAAGAAGACTTTTGGGGCAAGCAAACGTAGTAGTCCTCGTCGTCCCAAGAGCATGGTCAACATGAACTACTTCATGTGCCCATCTTCACCACCGAAAGATTCTAGGCTAGTTCCTAATCAACTTGTCCCGGTTCCAATTCAGTTGGAGCCAACAACAACAGCTGGCAAGGATGTCCCAGAAGGTCATGTGATCTCAAAAAAAGAAGTGATCTCCGTGGTACCTATTGACCTAGGTGCTGCGGTTCCTTCTGTGATCATGCCAGAAGTCAAAGAAGCTGATCAAGACTCAGTTTCTCAAGTTTTCTtcaagaaaatgaaggaaaacGAATTTGTCGACATGAAATTGGACTCTCCAAAGTCCTCTAGCAGTAAGGGTGGCTTTGTGCCTCCTCAAATTGATGCTGGTGCTACTTTTAACTTTGAAGACCAAAGTGATCATCAGGGCTATAAAGGTGATCGGGAATTGGATGCCACCAAGATTAGTTCTCCAAGGATCAAGAGCACTGGAAAAGAAAGTGGTACAAGAGGGGAGGTGAGGTGGGAGGAGAATGGTGGTGGCTTGAATTTATGGAAGTTGAGCTTAACTGGGATTGGTGCTATTTGCTCTTTTGGTGTTGCTGCTGCTACCATCTGTATTTTCATCTTTGGAAGTCACCAGAGAAACAAGCAGCAACaacagaaccaaaagccgagcTTCCAGATTTACACTGATGACAAG AGGATTGAGCAAGTGGTTCACCATGCAACAAAAATGAATGGAGCAATTTCAGTCGCAAGAGGAGTACCTATTGCTAGAGCTCACATTACCTATGGTGGTTACCATGGTGGTATCTGA